In Pedobacter sp. W3I1, one DNA window encodes the following:
- a CDS encoding glycoside hydrolase family 35 protein, giving the protein MKAKLLWLVAICFSLSAFGQQAKHTFKLGETDFLLDEKPFQIISGELHYPRVPKEAWRARMKMAKAMGLNTIGTYVFWNLHEPHKGKFDFSGNNNIAEFVKIAQQEGLWVILRPSPYVCAEWEFGGYPYWLQNEKGLVVRSTEKQYLEEYKKYIIEVGKQLAPLQINHGGNIIMVQVENEYGSYAADKNYLDINRKMFIEAGFDGLLYTCDPAADVKDGHLAGLLPAVNGIDNPAKIRQLVNENHNGKGPYFIAEWYPAWFDWWGTPHHTVPAAQYTKKLDSVLAAGISINMYMFHGGTTRDFMNGANYKDISPYEPQTSSYDYDAPLNEAGNVTDKFKAFRTVIEKHLPAGQSLPPIPASKPSIAIAPFKLGNKVALFNALPKAVKNITPLTFEDLKQDYGYVLYRTTIKGGKKGELQIKQLRDYALIFINQKRVGILDRRLNQNTLALDLPAGEVQLDIFVENMGRVNFGKYLLENKKGITEQVTFAGTEVKNWSMYGFPFSNDRITITSPSKANGNGPTLQKGSFQIPTVADTYLDMTDWGKGVVWVNGHNLGKYWAIGPQQTLYIPQEWLKNGRNDIAVLELIKPDQNILKAIDQPILNTLKKLNVD; this is encoded by the coding sequence ATGAAAGCAAAATTATTATGGTTGGTGGCGATATGTTTCTCCTTATCAGCTTTTGGCCAGCAAGCTAAACACACGTTTAAGCTAGGAGAAACAGACTTTTTATTAGACGAAAAGCCCTTTCAGATTATCTCTGGCGAGTTACATTATCCACGTGTACCAAAAGAGGCCTGGCGAGCCCGTATGAAAATGGCCAAAGCAATGGGGCTAAATACCATTGGTACCTATGTGTTCTGGAATTTGCATGAACCGCATAAAGGGAAATTCGATTTTTCCGGCAATAATAACATTGCTGAATTCGTTAAAATCGCTCAGCAAGAGGGCCTTTGGGTTATCTTAAGACCAAGTCCATATGTTTGTGCCGAATGGGAGTTTGGTGGTTATCCATATTGGCTTCAGAATGAAAAAGGGCTTGTGGTACGAAGTACCGAAAAACAATATTTAGAAGAGTATAAGAAATATATTATTGAAGTAGGGAAACAGTTGGCACCATTGCAGATTAACCATGGTGGCAATATCATTATGGTGCAGGTAGAGAACGAATATGGTTCTTACGCTGCCGATAAAAATTATTTAGATATCAACAGAAAAATGTTTATCGAAGCAGGCTTTGATGGATTGCTTTATACCTGTGATCCTGCTGCTGATGTAAAAGACGGTCACTTAGCAGGGTTGTTACCAGCAGTAAACGGGATCGATAATCCGGCAAAAATTAGACAATTGGTAAATGAGAATCATAATGGAAAAGGCCCGTATTTTATAGCAGAATGGTACCCTGCATGGTTCGATTGGTGGGGAACACCTCATCACACCGTTCCGGCGGCACAATATACCAAAAAGTTAGATTCTGTTTTAGCGGCAGGTATTTCAATTAACATGTACATGTTCCATGGCGGCACAACCCGCGATTTTATGAATGGAGCCAACTACAAGGATATTTCGCCTTACGAGCCACAAACCAGTAGTTACGACTATGATGCGCCTTTAAATGAGGCTGGAAACGTAACGGATAAATTCAAAGCGTTTAGAACTGTGATCGAAAAACATCTTCCGGCAGGACAAAGTTTGCCACCTATTCCTGCTTCGAAACCAAGTATCGCAATTGCTCCTTTTAAACTGGGCAATAAAGTAGCCTTGTTTAATGCATTACCAAAAGCCGTAAAAAATATTACACCCTTAACTTTCGAAGATCTTAAACAAGATTATGGTTACGTATTGTACCGCACTACCATTAAGGGAGGGAAAAAAGGCGAACTTCAGATTAAACAATTGCGCGATTATGCCCTCATTTTTATCAATCAGAAAAGAGTAGGCATTTTAGACCGCAGGCTTAACCAAAATACTTTGGCATTAGATCTCCCGGCAGGAGAGGTACAGCTCGATATTTTTGTCGAGAATATGGGTCGGGTAAACTTTGGAAAGTATTTGTTAGAAAACAAAAAAGGAATTACTGAACAGGTAACTTTTGCAGGTACCGAAGTAAAAAACTGGTCGATGTATGGTTTTCCTTTTAGCAACGATCGCATTACGATTACGAGTCCATCAAAAGCAAATGGAAATGGGCCAACGTTGCAAAAAGGATCTTTTCAGATACCAACCGTTGCAGATACTTATTTGGATATGACCGATTGGGGAAAAGGAGTAGTGTGGGTTAACGGACACAACTTAGGAAAGTATTGGGCAATTGGTCCGCAACAAACACTTTATATCCCTCAAGAATGGTTAAAAAACGGCAGGAATGATATCGCCGTTTTAGAACTGATTAAACCTGATCAAAATATTTTAAAAGCAATTGATCAGCCAATTTTAAATACGCTCAAAAAATTAAACGTAGATTAA